GGCAGCCGTCCTACCACTGGAGAACCAAGTCAGGGTCACAGCCACCTGAGATTCAAGAATGTTCTCCAAGCACAGATAGAGGGAGGGAGTAGGACTGCTTTGCCAGGACCTCCTGTCCACCCAAGGCCTGTTCCCCCGGTTTATGGGCCAGCCACACTGCTGGCGTGGGACGGGCAAGCTGTTCTGTGGAACTGCCTTTCAGCCCCCAACCACCCAAACCTCCAGGCACCACCCCTCGATCCTGCAGGAGCCTCCTGCACCTGGAGATAGATCAAGATTGGAGagctgatggggtgcctgggtggctcagtcggttcagctcaggtcatgatctcacagttggtgagttcgagccccacatcgggctctgcactgacaatgcagagcctgcttggcattctctctctctccctctctctctctctgccccgctcccccctaccctcaaaataaattaaaaaaaaaaaaaaaaagattggagggCCCAGTCAGGACTTTCCTCAGAGCCTGTGACCTAATTCTCTGGGGTTCAGGCCTAGTCAACCTAAACCCCCATTCGTCAGGGGTTTAGGACAATAGGCACTGAGACTCCAGTGCCAACTGGCCTGAGTGACAAGAGTGGCCAGTCTACTCCAGACACTGCAGGCCCTTACCACTCACGAGTAATTagtaagcacctactatgtacagTGGGGATCAAAACCTACCCAGATGTTCCcagccctcatggagcttacattgtAGTAGAGGAGATTGACAATGAACAAGTCAACAGATAAACCTGTGGTCAGGATAGAGAATAACAGAGTGAGGGAGCACAGACGGGTCTGAAGACAGGGTGGGCAGGGACGGACTCTGGGAAGAGGTGACCTGTGAGCTGAAAAGCAGTCGGGTAGGGCAGCCCCAGGGGAAGAGCGTTCCAGGCAGGGGGAAGAGCAGTGCAAAGTCCTGGACACAGAAGTCCATCTGGTGCCTTCCAGGAGCATGGGAAGGCCAATGTGCtggtgcagagagagggcaaggggaGGAGGTGAAGCGAGAGAGGTTGTCAGCACCAGATTCCGAGGCCAGATCTTGACATGGGTGTCCTCTTTTCTCTTAAgagtgatggggcgcctgagtggctcagtcagttaagcctctgattcttggtttcggctcaggtcataacctcatggttcgTAGGATCgaaaccccgcgtcaggctctgtgccaacagagcggagcctgcctcggattctctctctctttcctctctttctccactctctctgcctcgtcCCCTagtgtgtgtgcgctctctctctctctctctctctctctcaaaataaataaataaacaataaaaaaaaaaggaatgatgggATCACTTTCGTTCTGTAAATTGTTGTGGCTCCTATGCAGGGAAGAGACAAGAGTGGGCCTGGAGTGGAGGCAGGGGAAGCCAGTGGGAGACCAGAAAAGGCCTCCAGGTAAGAAGCGCTGGTGGCCTAGATGGGGAGGGTGGCATTACAGGTGGCACAGCTTTAGGAGGGCAGCACCAACAGGCCTTGCGAATGAATCCCATGGGcatgaggaagaaaaattatTCCTAACTTTCTGTCGGGTGATGCCACGATGTTGCCATTTGCCATGATGGGAAAGACGGGAGAGGAGtagggagggagggctggcaCCCCCTGAATTCCCTTTTTGCACATGGAACCTTCGAGAAGCCTGCCCCACATGCTGATGGAGCTGTCCTAGAGACAGCATTGAGTCTAGAGCACAGAAGAGGGGTGGGAGCTGGAAATGGCCCCTCGGAGGTCACCACCAAGTGCACATATTAAGTGCACGCTGCCCGGTGGGTACCCAGTGGCTGCTCATTCCCCTCCATCCCCCCAAGCCCAGCTCTCCCCGCACACCCCGGGTACCTGCAGCGTCGCCAAGGCCTGGCCGGCCATGCCGGTGGTGAGGGAGGCCACCTGCACCGCCTGCTTGCGGGCGGCCAGCAAGATCCTGCAGTAGGTGAAGCAGATGGCGCCCGAGGGCAGGAAGAAGGTGAGGCCCGAGGCCACGAGGACGAAGGGCAGGCTGGCCAGCAGGCGGCACTGGCCCGGGGCAGGGGCCCGCGCGCGGCCCAGCTGGTGCCAGCCCAGCAGCAGGGGCAGGAACGAAGCGAGCGCGgccaggctccaggcgcccaggACCAGCGCCAAGGCGCGCGGGGGCGTCATGCGCAGCTTGTAGCTCAGTGGCGAGAGGATGAGCAGGTAGCGGTCCAGGCTGATGAGGCAGAGGTTGAGGATAGAGGCGCTGCAGCACATCACGTCGAAGGCGGCCCAGAGCAGGCAGAGGCCGCGTGCCAGCACCCAGCGCCCGTACAGCGCGTTCAGCATGGCCGGCGGCATCACCACCAGCCCCACCATCAGGTCCGAGGTGAAGAGCGACACCAGGAAGAAGTTGGACGTGTTGCGCAGCGCGGGCTGCGTGCAGATGAGCGCGATGAGCAACGAGTTGGCCGCCGCCGTCAGCGCGATGACGACACACAGCGCGGCCGCCACCCAGCCGCTGCCTGCGGGGTCCGAAGGCGGCCGCGACCCCCAGTCCGGGGTGCTGTTGTTGGCGGGGCCGGGCTCTGGGACCATGGGGGCGAGGGGTTGGAGAGCGAGGACGACAGGCCCGAGAGGGGTCCGGAGGACGAGGTACGGTGGGCGGGAGGACTCGGCAAGGGGCCTGGAGGAGCGGAGACTGGATGGGCGTCGTCGGTGAGAATAGACCGCCACCAGGGATCAGGCGGGAAGACAGGGACAGGCACACCAGGTGAACGGGCAACGGCCCAGGAAGGTGGAGAGGGGTTATATGGTGTGAGGTGGGGCTACGGAGCAAACTGGTGGGGAGTTCGGGAGGGGGCACACGATGAGGCGCCAAGTGGAGAGCGGGCGGGAAGTCGGGAGGACGAGACGCCAAGTGACTGGACGGTTGGACGGGTGGGAGCAGAGCCCCCTAGAGGGGGCGGGCGGGAAGATCGGGGCGCGGACGCCTGCCTGGGGCGGGGACCCGGGGAGCCGGGAGCGGGGGACGCGCTCAACCCGGGGCACCCCCTCCGTGGCAGGTGGGCGTACCGCGGTGACTCGGGTGGCGgcggatggggggcgggggggaggggccgcGCGCGAGCCCCGGCCAAGCCCCCGGTGGGGAAGGCAGGTCTCCGAGCCGGCGCAGAGGCAGCCCGGGCTTGGGCGGCCACGGCCCCCTGCGGCGTGCGGGAGGACACCGGACCGACCCGCGGGGACAGGAGCAGCGGCGGCCGCGCCGCCGCCGGGTCCCCGGCCCCGCTCCCGCCCGCGCTCGGTACCTGGGCGCTCGGCGCTGCTCCGCTGCCGGCGACTGCGGCAGGCGccgcggggctgggggaggaagaggcGGCCGCGGGCCGGGCAGGCGCCCAGGGAGCCCGGGAGGCGCCGCGAGGGGCAGGCGCGCGCGAAGGAGCCGGTGGCGCTTCCAGGAGCGCGCGGTCCCCCGCGCCGCGGAGcctgcgccccgccccgccccgcggtGGGCGGGGACAGCCgagcccccgccccgccgcgcgcGGGGCCCTCCGCACCCCCAGGTCGCCGCCCCAGCCTCGGCCTCCTCCACCCCGCACACCCCTCTCCGACCCTCTCGCGGCGGCGGCGCAGGAGGAACTCAAAGGAGAGGCTGTGGCCGCGGCTACCTAGGACTGCTCCCCAACGGGGGGCTGCCCACCCGCAGCGGGGGTCGTCGCGCTAGCAGGGGGAGCCCGTTGGGAGCTACTGGGGAGCTCGCTTGCCCTCCAGTGTGTACACACACGcatatgtgcacatatgtgcGTATAGAATAGTATATGTAGTCCTTCAAACCTTTAAACAGCAGGTTACCTCCTCCTTGGGTTCCTTTGAGCAGAAACCTACATTCCCGACAGCCTCACTGAGGGTGAAGTCTCCGATTCGGGAATCCTTAGGCCAGATGCGGTGGAGACACCGCAGGTAGAGAGGTTGGGTGTAACACGCCCGGAAGGCAacccctctgtgtgtctcttc
The sequence above is drawn from the Neofelis nebulosa isolate mNeoNeb1 chromosome 2, mNeoNeb1.pri, whole genome shotgun sequence genome and encodes:
- the HTR6 gene encoding 5-hydroxytryptamine receptor 6, producing the protein MVPEPGPANNSTPDWGSRPPSDPAGSGWVAAALCVVIALTAAANSLLIALICTQPALRNTSNFFLVSLFTSDLMVGLVVMPPAMLNALYGRWVLARGLCLLWAAFDVMCCSASILNLCLISLDRYLLILSPLSYKLRMTPPRALALVLGAWSLAALASFLPLLLGWHQLGRARAPAPGQCRLLASLPFVLVASGLTFFLPSGAICFTYCRILLAARKQAVQVASLTTGMAGQALATLQVPRTPRPGMELADSRRLTTKHSRKALKASLTLGILLGMFFVTWLPFFVANIAQAVCDCVSPGLFDALTWLGYCNSTMNPIIYPLFMRDFKRALSRFLPCPRCPQERRASLASPSMRTSHSGPRPGLSLQHVLPLSLPPDSNSDSGSGSGASSGLQHTAQLLLRREVPRDPLPSARVAAVVNFFDIDPVEPQLQLHPLGAPTN